A genomic window from Helicobacter pylori includes:
- a CDS encoding OmpA family protein — translation MKRFSVFSFVVAFLLIAGCKHNMDKETVAGDVSAKTVQTAPVTTEPAPEKEEPKEEPAPVVEEKPAKPAIESGTIIASIYFDFDKYEIKDSDQETLDEIVQKAKENHMQVLLEGNTDEFGSSEYNQALGVKRTLSVKNALVIKGVEKDMIKTISFGEAKPKCTQKTRECYKENRRVDVKLVK, via the coding sequence ATGAAGAGATTTTCTGTATTTAGCTTCGTGGTAGCTTTTTTATTAATAGCTGGTTGTAAACACAACATGGACAAAGAAACTGTGGCTGGCGATGTGAGCGCTAAAACGGTTCAGACTGCACCCGTTACTACAGAACCCGCTCCAGAGAAAGAAGAGCCTAAAGAAGAGCCAGCCCCGGTGGTTGAAGAAAAGCCAGCTAAACCAGCTATTGAAAGCGGGACTATTATCGCTTCTATCTATTTTGATTTTGACAAGTATGAAATCAAAGACTCCGATCAAGAAACTTTAGATGAAATCGTGCAAAAAGCTAAAGAAAATCACATGCAAGTGCTTTTAGAAGGCAATACCGATGAATTTGGTTCTAGCGAGTACAACCAAGCGCTTGGCGTTAAAAGGACTTTGAGCGTGAAAAACGCTTTAGTCATTAAAGGGGTAGAAAAAGACATGATTAAAACCATTAGTTTTGGTGAAGCCAAACCCAAATGCACCCAAAAAACTAGGGAATGTTACAAAGAAAACAGGAGAGTGGATGTCAAATTAGTGAAGTAA
- a CDS encoding DNA cytosine methyltransferase: MGILTFMDFCSGIGGGRLGLERCHLKCVGHAEINDEALRTYELFFKDTHNFGDLMRINPNDLPDFDVLISGFPCQSFSINGKRKGLDDERGTIIYGLVHILKIKQPKCFLLENVKGLIHHKQQETFKIIIKALQEVGYTTYHQILNSADFQLAQKRERLYIVGFRKDLKRPFHFPLGLANDYCFKDFLDADNECYLDVSNAAFQRYLHNPYNHNRVFLEDILTLENAVLDTRQSDLRLYFNVFPTLRTSRHGLFYIQKGKIKRLNAVESLLLQGFPRDLIATIKDNPHFKESHLLSQAGNAMSVNVIAAIAKQMLKAINNE; the protein is encoded by the coding sequence TTGGGAATTTTAACTTTTATGGATTTTTGCTCTGGTATTGGCGGAGGCCGTTTGGGCTTGGAGCGATGCCATTTAAAATGCGTAGGGCATGCAGAAATCAATGATGAAGCCCTTAGAACTTATGAATTATTTTTTAAAGATACTCATAATTTTGGGGATTTGATGCGAATCAACCCTAATGATTTACCCGATTTTGATGTCTTAATTAGCGGGTTTCCTTGTCAATCCTTTTCTATCAATGGTAAAAGAAAGGGGCTTGATGATGAAAGGGGGACGATTATTTATGGGCTTGTTCATATTTTAAAAATCAAGCAACCCAAATGTTTCTTGCTTGAAAATGTTAAGGGCTTAATCCATCATAAGCAACAAGAAACTTTTAAAATCATCATTAAAGCCTTGCAAGAAGTGGGCTATACAACTTATCATCAAATTTTAAATAGCGCTGATTTCCAATTAGCTCAAAAAAGGGAGCGCCTTTATATCGTGGGGTTTAGAAAGGATTTAAAACGCCCGTTTCATTTTCCTTTGGGTTTAGCCAATGATTATTGTTTTAAGGATTTTTTAGATGCGGATAATGAATGCTATTTAGATGTGAGTAACGCTGCATTTCAAAGATACTTGCACAACCCATACAACCATAACCGGGTCTTTTTAGAGGATATTTTAACTTTAGAAAACGCTGTTTTAGATACAAGACAATCTGATTTAAGATTGTATTTTAATGTTTTTCCTACTTTAAGGACTTCTCGGCATGGTTTGTTTTATATCCAAAAAGGTAAAATCAAAAGATTAAACGCTGTTGAAAGCCTGCTTTTGCAAGGGTTTCCTAGAGATTTGATCGCTACAATTAAAGACAATCCTCATTTTAAAGAAAGCCATTTGTTATCCCAAGCAGGGAATGCCATGAGCGTGAATGTGATTGCTGCTATCGCTAAGCAAATGTTAAAGGCGATCAATAATGAATAA
- a CDS encoding energy transducer TonB, with translation MSKNALLVLSGFLAFLLYALLLYGLLLERHNEEAEKILLDLGKKDEQVIDLNLEDLPSDDRKEEKVVEKNTTDKEGDLIDPKEQEESLENIFSSLNDFQEKTDKNAQKEEQKNEQEEEQRRLKEQQRLRKNQKNQEMLKGLQQNLDQFAQKLESVKNKTLDLQVPKQDGVDDKAYQEWYAQIYQMLYKGWRGVFYHKASVSALIMITKDGEFDYTILSYSDFKDYNNSVITLLNDLKKVDFPPYPGGNMISIKVNFTTKEEQ, from the coding sequence ATGAGTAAGAATGCGCTCTTAGTCCTTTCTGGTTTTTTAGCGTTCTTGCTCTATGCTTTATTATTGTATGGTTTGTTGTTAGAAAGGCATAATGAAGAAGCAGAGAAAATCCTTTTGGATTTGGGTAAAAAAGACGAACAAGTCATTGATTTGAATTTAGAAGATTTGCCTAGCGATGATAGAAAAGAAGAAAAAGTAGTTGAAAAAAATACAACTGATAAAGAAGGCGATTTGATTGATCCTAAAGAACAAGAAGAAAGCCTTGAAAATATTTTTTCTTCACTCAACGATTTTCAAGAAAAGACAGACAAAAACGCTCAAAAAGAAGAGCAAAAAAATGAGCAAGAAGAAGAGCAAAGGCGTTTAAAAGAACAGCAACGCTTGAGAAAAAATCAAAAAAATCAAGAGATGTTGAAAGGTTTGCAACAAAATTTAGACCAATTTGCACAAAAACTAGAGAGCGTTAAAAATAAGACTTTAGATTTGCAAGTCCCTAAACAAGATGGGGTTGATGACAAGGCTTATCAAGAATGGTATGCTCAAATCTATCAAATGTTATATAAGGGTTGGAGAGGCGTTTTTTATCACAAGGCTTCAGTGAGCGCGCTGATTATGATCACTAAAGATGGAGAATTTGATTACACCATTCTTAGTTACTCCGATTTTAAGGACTATAACAACAGCGTGATAACCCTTCTAAATGATTTAAAGAAAGTGGATTTCCCTCCATACCCAGGAGGAAACATGATTTCTATTAAAGTTAATTTCACCACTAAGGAAGAACAATGA
- a CDS encoding ExbD/TolR family protein: MNYDNYWDEDKPELNITPLVDVMLVLLAILMVTTPTLTYKEEIALPSGSKTARATQDKMIEIRMDKDAKIYIDSQTYEYNSFPDTFNLLSKKYDKDTKVSIRADKRLTYDKVIYLLKTIKEAGFLKVSLITNP; encoded by the coding sequence ATGAATTATGATAACTATTGGGACGAAGACAAACCAGAACTCAATATCACGCCTTTAGTGGATGTGATGCTTGTTTTATTGGCTATTCTTATGGTAACTACGCCCACTCTCACTTATAAAGAAGAGATCGCTTTGCCTTCTGGTTCAAAAACTGCTAGAGCCACTCAAGATAAAATGATTGAGATCCGCATGGATAAAGACGCAAAAATCTATATAGACAGCCAAACCTATGAATACAATTCTTTTCCGGATACTTTTAACTTGCTTTCTAAAAAATACGATAAAGACACTAAGGTGAGTATCCGTGCGGACAAACGATTGACCTATGATAAAGTGATTTATTTGTTAAAAACGATTAAAGAAGCGGGGTTTTTAAAAGTTTCTTTGATCACAAACCCTTGA
- the atpC gene encoding ATP synthase F1 subunit epsilon has product MALLKISVVVPEGEVYTGEVKSVVLPGVEGEFGVLYGHSNMITLLQAGVIEIETESQKEHIAISWGYAEVTGEHVDILADGAVFIKKESDDRDDAISRAKRLLEDASSDRLAVSSVLAKIESL; this is encoded by the coding sequence ATGGCTTTATTGAAAATTAGTGTGGTCGTTCCTGAGGGGGAAGTTTATACAGGAGAGGTTAAAAGCGTTGTGTTGCCAGGAGTGGAAGGGGAATTTGGGGTGCTTTATGGGCATAGCAACATGATCACTTTGCTCCAAGCGGGAGTGATTGAGATTGAAACCGAGAGCCAAAAAGAACACATTGCGATTAGTTGGGGTTATGCAGAAGTAACTGGTGAGCATGTGGATATTTTAGCCGATGGGGCGGTCTTTATCAAAAAAGAATCAGATGACAGAGACGATGCGATTTCTAGGGCTAAAAGGCTTTTAGAGGACGCAAGCTCTGACAGGTTAGCGGTTTCTAGCGTGCTGGCTAAGATTGAGTCTCTTTAA
- a CDS encoding MotA/TolQ/ExbB proton channel family protein, with protein sequence MFDSIIYFFNKSGFITALVLVWISLYLVMTLWVFLYKSIVLKIYLRREMQSLSNILNGAQDAPEHFMFNKKRNNETKKYSKELLQAWKHQVLKQSTTGLVVLSIISSTAPFIGLFGTVVEILEAFNNLGALGQASFGVIAPIISKALIATAAGILAAIPAYSFYLILKRKVYDLSVYVQMQVDILSSKEENS encoded by the coding sequence ATGTTCGATTCAATCATTTATTTTTTTAATAAGAGTGGGTTTATTACGGCGCTGGTTTTAGTTTGGATTTCACTTTATTTGGTGATGACCTTATGGGTTTTTTTGTATAAAAGCATTGTGTTAAAAATTTATCTCAGGCGTGAGATGCAATCTTTGTCTAACATTCTTAATGGGGCTCAAGACGCTCCAGAGCATTTTATGTTTAATAAAAAAAGAAATAATGAGACCAAAAAGTATTCTAAAGAATTGTTGCAGGCTTGGAAACATCAAGTTCTTAAGCAAAGCACGACCGGTTTAGTGGTATTAAGCATTATCTCTTCTACAGCCCCTTTTATTGGCTTGTTTGGCACGGTGGTTGAGATTTTAGAAGCGTTTAACAATTTGGGTGCGTTAGGTCAAGCGTCTTTTGGGGTGATCGCACCCATTATTTCTAAGGCTCTTATCGCTACTGCTGCAGGGATTTTAGCGGCCATTCCAGCCTATTCTTTTTACTTGATTTTAAAACGCAAGGTGTATGACTTGTCCGTTTATGTGCAGATGCAAGTGGATATTTTATCTTCTAAAGAAGAAAACTCTTAA
- the tolB gene encoding Tol-Pal system protein TolB — MRYLWLFLIHTIGLFATDKTLDIIKTIQKLPKIEVRYSMDNDANYALKLHEVLANDLKTSQHFDVSPNKEQGTINYAELKDKKFELVALVSVAVENGNKISRLKLYDVNTSALVKTFDYPILSADLYPFAAHNMAIVVNDHLKAPSIAWMKRLIVFSKYIGPGITNIALADYTMRYQKEIIKNNRLNIFPRWANAEQTEFYYTQYGERKPMILKYNIQKATHEKITSSQGMAVVSSVSSDGSKILMSLAPDGQPDVYLYDTHKKTSTKITRYPGIDVSGVFLEDDKSMAFVSDRSGYPNIYMKKLGLKESAEQLLYEGRSNESIDAYKDSIVYVSRENLNEFGKTVFNLNLITLNSKYIRRLTVNGSNQMPRFSMDGKNIMYIKKTPQEYAMGLILLDYNQSFLFPLKNVKIQAFDW, encoded by the coding sequence ATGAGGTATTTATGGCTTTTTCTAATACACACTATAGGGCTTTTTGCGACAGATAAAACACTAGATATTATTAAAACCATTCAAAAACTTCCTAAAATTGAAGTGCGCTACTCTATGGACAACGATGCCAATTACGCTTTAAAATTGCATGAAGTCTTAGCGAATGATTTAAAGACCAGCCAGCATTTTGATGTTTCTCCAAACAAGGAGCAAGGCACTATCAATTACGCAGAACTCAAAGATAAAAAATTCGAACTTGTAGCGCTTGTGAGCGTGGCGGTAGAAAATGGCAATAAAATTTCACGATTAAAACTTTATGATGTCAATACAAGCGCTCTTGTTAAAACTTTTGACTACCCCATTTTAAGCGCTGATCTATACCCTTTTGCAGCGCACAACATGGCTATTGTGGTGAATGATCATTTAAAAGCCCCTTCTATCGCTTGGATGAAGCGCCTTATTGTTTTTTCTAAATATATTGGACCAGGAATCACAAACATTGCTTTAGCGGATTACACAATGCGCTATCAAAAAGAAATCATCAAAAACAACCGACTCAATATTTTCCCTAGATGGGCGAACGCTGAGCAAACAGAGTTTTATTACACGCAATATGGCGAAAGAAAGCCCATGATTTTAAAATACAACATTCAAAAAGCCACCCATGAGAAGATCACTAGCTCTCAAGGAATGGCGGTGGTTTCTAGCGTGAGTTCTGATGGCTCTAAAATTTTAATGTCTTTAGCCCCTGATGGCCAACCGGATGTTTATTTATACGATACGCATAAAAAAACAAGCACTAAAATAACGCGCTACCCGGGGATAGATGTTTCAGGAGTGTTTTTAGAAGATGACAAGTCCATGGCTTTTGTTTCGGATAGATCAGGTTATCCTAACATCTATATGAAGAAATTAGGGCTAAAAGAGAGTGCAGAGCAGCTTCTTTATGAAGGGAGGAGCAATGAATCCATTGACGCCTATAAAGATAGTATTGTGTATGTGAGCAGGGAAAATCTTAACGAATTTGGCAAAACGGTGTTTAATTTGAATTTGATCACTTTAAATAGCAAGTATATCCGCAGGCTTACCGTGAATGGCTCTAATCAAATGCCTCGTTTTTCTATGGATGGGAAGAATATCATGTATATCAAAAAGACACCCCAAGAATACGCTATGGGGCTTATTTTGCTAGACTATAATCAAAGTTTTTTATTCCCTTTAAAAAATGTGAAAATACAGGCCTTTGATTGGTAA
- a CDS encoding tetratricopeptide repeat protein, which yields MKRLFIPFIAPFFLNGEPSAFDLQSGATKKELKQLQINSKNFSNILTKIHSQVESNTQAQEGLKSVYEGQSNKIKHLNDAILSQEESLRALKASQEVHANTLKQQSEILEDLRNEIRANQQAIQQLDKQNKEMSELLTKLSQDLVAQIALIQKTLKEQEKQEKAEKQYKQSVPTNEKSKQSLATDALEQDKENQPKHQQLPKEEKNQEKEKTPKVKFHKDLSKQKEIFEEALSFFRNKSYAEAKERLLWLEANSYRLSYVRYVLGEVAYGEKKYREAIKYYKESALLNKKASYMPVLLWHTAWSFKKIKDDQNYYKFLNTLQHLYPSSEQAKMAKKILENKEKHQHAKP from the coding sequence ATGAAGAGGCTTTTTATCCCTTTTATCGCTCCCTTTTTTCTCAATGGGGAGCCTTCAGCGTTTGATTTGCAAAGCGGAGCGACCAAAAAAGAACTCAAGCAGTTGCAGATCAATAGCAAGAACTTTTCTAATATTTTGACCAAAATCCATTCGCAAGTGGAATCCAACACTCAAGCTCAAGAGGGCTTGAAGAGCGTTTACGAAGGGCAATCTAACAAGATCAAACACCTTAATGACGCTATCCTTTCTCAAGAAGAATCCTTACGAGCCTTAAAAGCCTCTCAAGAAGTGCATGCTAACACGCTCAAGCAGCAATCAGAAATTTTAGAGGATTTAAGGAATGAGATTCGCGCTAACCAGCAAGCTATCCAACAGCTAGACAAACAAAATAAAGAGATGAGCGAGTTATTGACCAAGTTAAGCCAGGATTTGGTTGCACAAATCGCCTTAATCCAAAAAACGCTCAAAGAACAAGAAAAACAAGAAAAAGCTGAAAAACAATACAAACAAAGCGTTCCAACCAATGAAAAATCCAAGCAGTCTTTAGCAACAGACGCACTAGAACAAGATAAAGAAAACCAACCAAAACACCAACAGTTGCCTAAAGAAGAAAAAAATCAAGAAAAAGAAAAAACGCCAAAAGTTAAGTTTCATAAAGATTTATCCAAACAAAAGGAGATTTTTGAAGAAGCTCTGTCTTTTTTTAGAAATAAATCCTATGCAGAAGCTAAAGAGCGTTTGTTGTGGTTAGAAGCCAATAGTTACAGACTCTCTTATGTGCGTTATGTTCTTGGGGAAGTGGCTTATGGAGAAAAAAAGTATAGAGAAGCGATCAAGTATTACAAAGAGAGCGCTCTTTTAAATAAAAAAGCGTCTTATATGCCTGTTCTTTTGTGGCATACGGCATGGTCGTTTAAAAAAATCAAAGACGATCAAAACTATTATAAATTTTTAAACACTTTGCAACACTTGTATCCTTCAAGCGAACAAGCTAAAATGGCAAAAAAAATCTTAGAAAACAAGGAGAAACACCAACATGCAAAACCATGA
- the ggt gene encoding gamma-glutamyltransferase: MRRSFLKTIGLGVIALSLGLLNPLSSASYPPIKNTKVGLALSSHPLASEIGQKVLEEGGNAIDAAVAMGFALAVVHPAAGNIGGGGFAVIHLANGENVALDFREKAPLKATRDMFLDKQGNVVPKLSEDGYLAAGVPGTVAGMEAMLKKYGTKKLSQLIDPAIKLAENGYVISQRQAETLKEARERFLKYSSSKKYFFKKGHLDYQEGDLFVQKDLAKTLTQIKTLGAKGFYQGQVAELIEKDMKKNGGIITKEDLASYNVKWRKPVMGSYRGYKIISMSPPSSGGTHLIQILNVMENADLSALGYGASKNIHIAAEAMRQAYADRSVYMGDADFVAVPVDKLINKAYAKKIFDAIQPDTVTPSSQIKPGMGQLHEGSNTTHYSVADRWGNAVSVTYTINASYGSAASIDGAGFLLNNEMDDFSIKPGNPNLYGLVGGDANAIEANKRPLSSMSPTIVLKNNKVFLVVGSPGGSRIITTVLQVISNVIDYNMNISEAVSAPRFHMQWLPDELRIEKFGMPADVKDNLTKMGYQIVTKPVMGDVNAIHILPKAKGSVFYGATDPRKEF, from the coding sequence ATGAGACGGAGTTTTTTGAAAACGATTGGCTTGGGCGTGATAGCGCTCTCTTTGGGTTTGTTAAACCCTTTGAGTTCAGCGAGCTACCCGCCTATTAAAAACACTAAAGTAGGGTTAGCCCTTTCTAGCCACCCCTTGGCTAGTGAGATCGGGCAAAAGGTTTTAGAAGAGGGAGGCAATGCGATTGATGCGGCTGTAGCGATGGGATTTGCTTTAGCGGTTGTCCATCCTGCAGCAGGCAATATTGGTGGTGGGGGTTTTGCGGTTATCCATTTGGCTAATGGTGAAAATGTTGCTTTGGATTTTAGAGAGAAAGCCCCTTTAAAAGCCACTAGAGATATGTTTTTAGACAAGCAAGGCAATGTAGTCCCTAAACTCAGCGAAGATGGCTATTTGGCGGCTGGAGTCCCTGGAACGGTGGCGGGCATGGAAGCGATGTTGAAAAAATACGGCACCAAAAAACTATCGCAACTCATTGATCCTGCCATTAAATTGGCTGAAAATGGTTATGTGATTTCACAAAGACAAGCAGAAACTTTAAAAGAAGCAAGGGAGCGGTTTTTAAAATACAGCTCTAGCAAAAAGTATTTTTTTAAAAAAGGGCATCTTGATTATCAAGAAGGGGATTTGTTTGTCCAAAAAGATCTAGCCAAAACTTTAACTCAAATCAAAACGCTAGGCGCTAAAGGCTTTTATCAAGGGCAAGTCGCTGAGCTTATTGAGAAAGACATGAAAAAAAATGGGGGGATTATCACTAAAGAAGATTTAGCCAGTTACAATGTGAAATGGCGCAAACCCGTGATGGGGAGTTATCGTGGGTATAAGATCATTTCCATGTCGCCACCAAGTTCAGGAGGCACGCATTTGATTCAAATTCTCAATGTCATGGAGAATGCGGATTTGAGTGCTCTTGGGTATGGGGCTTCTAAAAATATCCATATCGCTGCAGAAGCGATGCGTCAAGCTTATGCGGACCGATCGGTTTATATGGGAGACGCTGATTTTGTTGCAGTACCGGTGGATAAACTCATCAATAAAGCGTATGCCAAAAAGATTTTTGATGCTATCCAACCGGATACGGTTACGCCAAGCTCTCAAATCAAACCAGGAATGGGGCAGTTGCATGAGGGGAGTAATACCACGCATTATTCTGTAGCGGATAGGTGGGGGAATGCGGTGAGCGTTACTTACACCATTAACGCTTCTTATGGGAGCGCTGCTAGCATTGATGGGGCAGGGTTTTTGTTGAATAATGAAATGGATGATTTTTCCATTAAGCCAGGCAACCCTAATCTCTATGGTTTAGTAGGGGGCGATGCGAATGCGATTGAAGCCAATAAGCGCCCTTTAAGCTCCATGTCGCCTACAATCGTGTTGAAAAACAATAAGGTTTTCTTGGTGGTGGGGAGTCCTGGAGGTTCTAGGATTATCACTACCGTGTTGCAAGTGATTTCTAATGTCATTGATTACAACATGAATATTTCTGAAGCGGTTTCAGCCCCTAGGTTTCACATGCAATGGCTTCCTGATGAATTAAGGATTGAAAAATTTGGCATGCCCGCTGATGTGAAAGACAACCTCACTAAAATGGGCTATCAAATTGTTACTAAGCCAGTGATGGGCGATGTGAATGCGATCCATATTTTACCTAAAGCTAAGGGGAGCGTCTTTTATGGGGCAACGGATCCAAGGAAAGAATTTTAA
- the flgK gene encoding flagellar hook-associated protein FlgK: MGGILSSLNTSYTGLQAHQSMVDVTGNNISNASDEFYSRQRVIAKPQAAYMYGTKNVNMGVDVEAIERVHDEFVFSRYTKANYENTYYDTEFSHLKEASAYFPDIDEASLFTDLQDYFNSWKELSKNAKDSAQKQALAQKTEALTHNIKDTRERLTTLQHKASEELKSVIKEVNSLGSQIADINKRIKEVENNKSLKHANESRDKRDELEFHLRELLGGNVFKSSIKTHSLTDKDSADFDESYNLNIGHGFNIIDGSIFHPLVVKESENKGGLNQIYFQSDDFKVINITDKLNQGKVGALLNVYNDGSNGTLKGKLQDYIDLLDSFARGLIESTNAIYAQSASHHIEGEPVEFNSDEAFKDTNYNIKNGSFDLIAYNTDGKEIARKTIAITPITTMNDIIQAVNANTDDNKDNNTENDFDDYFTASFNNETKKFVIQPKNASQGLFVSMKDNGTNFMGALKLNPFFQGDDASNISLNKEYKKEPTTIRPWLAPINGNFDVANMMQQLQYDSVDFYNDKFDIKPMKISEFYQFLTGKINTDAEKSGRILDTKKSMLETIKKEQLSISQVSVDEEMVNLIKFQSGYAANAKVITAIDRMIDTLLGIKQ; encoded by the coding sequence ATGGGCGGAATCTTATCTTCACTCAACACTTCTTACACCGGCTTGCAAGCCCACCAAAGCATGGTGGATGTTACCGGGAATAATATTTCTAACGCCAGCGATGAATTTTATAGCCGCCAGCGCGTGATTGCAAAGCCCCAAGCGGCTTACATGTATGGCACTAAAAATGTCAATATGGGCGTGGATGTAGAAGCCATTGAAAGGGTGCATGATGAGTTTGTTTTTTCTCGCTACACGAAGGCTAATTACGAAAACACTTATTACGATACCGAGTTTTCGCATTTAAAAGAAGCGAGCGCGTATTTTCCGGATATTGATGAAGCGAGCCTTTTTACGGATTTGCAAGATTATTTTAACTCATGGAAAGAATTGTCTAAAAACGCCAAAGACTCCGCTCAAAAACAAGCCCTCGCTCAAAAAACAGAAGCTTTAACGCACAACATTAAAGACACCAGAGAAAGATTAACGACCTTACAGCATAAAGCGAGCGAAGAATTAAAAAGCGTTATTAAAGAAGTCAATAGCTTGGGTTCTCAAATCGCTGATATCAACAAGCGCATCAAAGAAGTGGAAAACAACAAAAGTTTAAAGCATGCCAATGAATCAAGGGATAAGCGAGACGAATTGGAATTTCATTTGCGAGAGCTTTTAGGGGGGAATGTTTTTAAAAGCAGTATTAAAACCCATTCGCTTACAGATAAAGACTCAGCGGACTTTGATGAAAGCTATAATCTTAATATCGGGCATGGGTTCAATATCATTGATGGTTCTATTTTCCACCCTTTAGTGGTTAAAGAATCCGAAAATAAAGGAGGGTTGAATCAAATTTATTTCCAAAGCGATGATTTTAAAGTAATTAATATTACTGACAAGCTCAATCAGGGAAAAGTGGGAGCGTTATTGAATGTGTATAATGATGGCTCTAACGGGACTTTAAAAGGCAAGTTGCAAGATTATATTGATTTATTGGATTCTTTTGCTAGGGGTTTGATAGAATCCACTAATGCGATTTACGCTCAAAGCGCGAGTCATCATATTGAGGGCGAGCCTGTGGAGTTTAATAGCGATGAAGCCTTTAAAGACACGAACTACAATATCAAAAACGGCTCGTTTGATTTAATCGCTTACAACACCGATGGTAAAGAAATCGCCAGAAAAACCATTGCCATCACGCCTATTACAACCATGAACGATATTATCCAAGCGGTTAACGCTAATACCGATGACAATAAAGACAATAATACCGAAAACGATTTTGATGATTATTTCACAGCGAGTTTTAATAATGAGACTAAAAAGTTTGTTATCCAGCCTAAAAACGCTTCGCAAGGGTTGTTTGTCTCTATGAAAGATAACGGCACGAATTTTATGGGAGCGTTAAAACTCAACCCTTTTTTTCAAGGCGATGACGCTTCCAATATTAGCTTGAATAAAGAATACAAAAAAGAGCCAACCACCATTCGCCCATGGCTTGCCCCCATTAATGGGAATTTTGATGTGGCTAACATGATGCAACAATTGCAATACGATAGCGTGGATTTCTATAACGATAAGTTTGACATCAAACCCATGAAAATCAGCGAGTTTTATCAATTTTTAACCGGTAAAATCAACACGGACGCTGAAAAATCCGGGCGCATTTTGGACACTAAAAAGAGCATGTTAGAAACCATTAAAAAAGAGCAACTCTCTATTTCGCAAGTGAGCGTGGATGAAGAAATGGTGAATTTGATCAAATTTCAAAGTGGCTATGCGGCTAACGCTAAAGTCATCACTGCAATTGATCGGATGATAGACACTTTGTTGGGGATTAAGCAATAG
- a CDS encoding flagellar biosynthesis anti-sigma factor FlgM: protein MINAVSSLTPVQSLGNYKRVEKVEKNEEVQNNEAALDKAAQIKHAIENNQYKISLRETSHKMAQDLLGIS, encoded by the coding sequence ATGATTAATGCCGTTTCTTCTCTCACTCCGGTGCAATCTTTGGGGAATTACAAGCGTGTGGAAAAAGTGGAAAAAAATGAAGAAGTCCAAAACAATGAAGCCGCCCTTGATAAAGCGGCTCAAATCAAGCATGCTATTGAAAATAACCAGTATAAAATCAGCTTGCGTGAAACTTCTCATAAAATGGCACAGGATTTGTTGGGGATAAGCTAG
- a CDS encoding FKBP-type peptidyl-prolyl cis-trans isomerase, whose protein sequence is MQNHDLEPTKQAALIEYEVREHGSSEVLDSNIAKEPLEFIIGAHQIIAGLEKAVLKAQIGEWEDVVIAPEEAYGVYESGYLQEVPREQFEGIELEKGMSVFGQTEDNQTIQATIKDFSDTHVMVDYNHPLAGKTLAFRFKVLGFREVSEEEILASHHGGGGGCCGGHGGNKNGGCGCSCSHG, encoded by the coding sequence ATGCAAAACCATGATTTAGAACCAACCAAACAAGCCGCTTTGATTGAATATGAAGTGAGAGAGCATGGCTCTAGCGAAGTTTTAGATAGCAATATCGCTAAAGAGCCTTTAGAGTTTATCATAGGCGCTCATCAAATTATAGCAGGGTTAGAAAAAGCGGTATTGAAGGCTCAAATTGGCGAGTGGGAAGATGTCGTTATCGCCCCAGAGGAAGCTTATGGGGTTTATGAGAGTGGCTATTTGCAAGAAGTCCCTAGAGAGCAATTTGAAGGCATTGAATTAGAAAAAGGCATGAGCGTTTTTGGGCAAACCGAAGATAATCAAACCATTCAAGCCACCATCAAAGACTTTAGCGACACGCATGTGATGGTGGATTACAACCACCCTTTAGCCGGAAAAACTTTAGCGTTTCGTTTCAAGGTTTTAGGGTTTAGGGAAGTGAGCGAAGAAGAAATTTTAGCTTCACACCATGGCGGTGGAGGAGGCTGTTGTGGCGGTCATGGCGGAAATAAAAATGGAGGCTGTGGTTGTTCATGTTCGCATGGGTAA